The Candidatus Desulfofervidus auxilii DNA segment ACTGTTAGAGGTGAAAAATGAAAATACGGAAGAGATATATAAGGTGGTCATTCATAATAAAATAAATCCTTTGGAGAGCTTATATAAAGAATTAAAAAACTTCAAACAGCTTGAGGAATCCATTGAGAATAATAACTTTTTCCCTATAATAGGGAAAATTTTGGGGTTAAATCCAACTAAATATTCCATAAAACAGCATGAAGAATTGCTTAAGGAGACTTTTCTTTTGGGATATAGATCAATGAAGAACGTTGTTGGGTTAGCCGATATTAGTGCTCTTGTTGATTGGTGTTGCATAAAGCTACTTTCTGAAAAGAATATTCTAATTTATCCTCAAGATGTTCAAGAATTTTTAGATAAAATAAGAAAGTATAATCCTTCTAGCATCCGATATCATGTGAATGGAAAAGGAAGGATATCTTATATAATTTGGGATGAAACTTTTAATTAAAGGAGTTAGAAGCACTGGACATTTTACAGAAATAATTCTCCAGGATGGATATAATATCAAATTGAGGCCATTTATTTATGTAAAGAAAGGAGATTTCTTAGAATTTCTTCCATCAATTAAAAAATTTCAAGAAGTATATAAAATATTTGATGATAAGGCAACTAGTGAGTTGAAGAAAATAAAAATCCACCCTCCTTATTGCACAAAGGAAACAATCTATTTAGGAGCACATCGTTTCAATGTAATATTTCGAGAAAGAATTAATTCCAACGATTGGAAGAAGATAAAAGAATTAGAAAAATTCCATTATAGAGGGAAAGGATTAAACAAATTAGTAGGGAGAAGAACCGTTCTTCTTGCTGAAATGAAGGATCATGGAGTTATTGGATTTGGTGTTATTTCTGCTACAGTTGCTGTTGCTAAACCTAGATTTGAACTTTTACAGACTAATTTTACTGATCAAATGAAAACAAAGTTAATCAATCGAATTGTACGAATTCCAAGAATAGTTATCCATCCTGAATTCAGAGGAATAAATTTAGGAGTATTGATGGCTAAACATTTAGTTCTATATGCCAAAAAATATTGGGATATTAACCATTATACACCTATTATGGTAGAGGTTATCGCGGCAATGACTGAATATCATAAGTTTTTCGAAAAGGCTGGGTTTATAAAAATAGGCTATACTTCAGGATATAAAAATGGAATAATACCTATATATGGGAATGGAAGTTTTGAATCAAGAAATTATGAGTCTTACGATTTCATGGAAAATCAGAACCCTAAACCTTATTTGGTTTTCCCTTTAAACAAGGAGTTAAAACAAAAAATTAGACTATATTTCCCTAAAAAACAAAAGATGATTTTACATAAACATCCAAAACTGAAGCATTCAATAAAATTTGAAAATGTCTCTGTTAGTTATAAAATCAGAAATGGATCTACCAAAAGAACCGAAGTTATAAAAGAAGTATTCGGAGTAGATGCACAGCATGCTTTCTCTCCTATTTTAACAAATTTTTCTTTGGAAATAGAACCTGGTGATGTAGTTTTAATAACTGGAGCTTCTGGTAGTGGAAAAAGTACAATATTACGACTATTAACAGAAAAAAACACAACTTTGAAAAAAGAGATGGAAATTAGAGGGAAAATAATTAATAAAAGTTTAAAGGATATCGCAATTCTTGATACTAAATGGAGCAATTCTCTTCCTTTAATTGATCAGATAGGAAAAAATAAAGATATAAAAGAAGCTATAAAATTACTTAATTCAGTAGGACTTTCAGAAGCTCATCTTTATATAAAAAAACCAAATCAACTTTCTGATGGTCAACGATATAGATTTGCAGTAGCAAAACTTTGTGATTCTAATAAAGCAATATGGATTGCGGATGAGTTTGTTTCAACACTTAACTCTGAAATGGCAGCAATTGTTGCTAAAGGATTAAGAAAGGTAGCATATAAACATGGAGCAACACTAATTTTAGCAGCTCCTCATATTCATAATTTTATACATTTGCTTCTCCCTAACAAACTTATAAAACTTAAATGGGGAACAAAACCGATTATTTATTCAATAAAAATAATAAATTTTTATCAAAACGGAGATAAAATTTCACTGTCTATTCTTAATAATGGTCATGTACCTCTTACAAATGTTCAGGTAGGTACAATTATAAGAAATGGTTTTTTTCTTTCACAAAATAATTTTAAACAAATTAATCCTAAGGATGAAATTTGCTGTGAAATAAAAATAAGAAACAGTGAATATTATGCTTTAGGAATAAAAACTAACGAGGGAGTAGGGGAAATTTTATATTTAGAAATAATAAACAAGAAATAATCTATTTTCTTTATCTCAGTTCAAACGTTTGACCTTTAGAAAACCACTTATCAATGTCTTCTTTTTTAAATCTCCATTGATTACCGATTTTCACAGCGGGGATTTTGCCTTCCCTTGCCATTTTATAAAGAGTAGATTTTCCTATTCTTAAATATTTTGCAGTCTCCTCAAGGGTCATTATTTCGGAAAAGTTTTGCATCATAGGTGTGACTCTTTTCATTTATCAGAACTCATCATCGTTTAACATTGTATAATAATATTAAGCAAAAGAGAGCAAAAAGTCAAGCAAAATGAGAAAAATTTTAGAATAGGGGGGAGGAGAAGATCTTCTTTCTTGTTTTGGCAAAGCCAAAACATAGGCTGACGAAGACACTTGCCTTGAGGAGGCTTTTTATTAAAGGAATTTTCCTTAAAAAATCTCTTATTAAAAGATAAAAGACCTTGCCGAGGATAAACTAAATCTTTCTTTTCTTCTACTTAATACAAAACCTATCTTGCGGAAGCAAGACAAAGCCGACGATGGGCAAGTGCTTGGGCGGCGCCGACTTCTTGGGAACGGTTTTACCTAGCGTCTCAATGGAGGAAAGCTTCCGTTCCATCAACTCGGCCAGAGAGAACGGAAGCAGGTGAAACACCGCACACCTACCAGCCAAGGACTGTGAGATGCTCTGTAAGAGCAGGAAGTTTTGAGATCCGGTTAGAATAAACCAGCCTGTTCTATCTGGGTGTTCGTCGACTATGATTTGGATATACGAGAATAGCTCGGGCGCCCGTTGCACCTCGTCCAGGATTACAGGACCGTGAAACTGGTTGAGGTATGTAGATCTGGTCTTATAAGAGGAAATCCAAGTTTAACGCCATTTCCACTCGGTCGGGGAATAAATGCATTTGGTAACTCTTTGAATCACAAAGGCTTAGGTGACGCTCAGAAAAAGAGAGTGGTTAAGAACAGGGTTACGCGTGGCGAGCCATTTTTAATTTCTTAAGTACTTTATTTTTTGCCTCCCTACTTGTTAACCATCAACTTAAACCAAAAGTTTGGTAACAAACAGGTCAAATTATTCAGGTTCCGATTTTTTTGATAGGATAAATCTCTACTTTTTACAGTAATCTATAAATTGCCCGATTTGAACTCCTAAGTATATACACTTATTTCCTTTAATACATTCGGCTGCATCCCTTTCTTCAAGATGTGTCCTTATCTCTTTATCGTCTTTTTTTATGTAAAGCATCCAAGCATTTTTCTCTTGGTCAAAATCAAGCTCTATAGAACAGCCATATTGGTTAAGCTCTGGATGAATTTCTAAAATTTTTTCCGCTAAAGTTTCTTTTGTGTAATTCAC contains these protein-coding regions:
- a CDS encoding AAA family ATPase yields the protein MQRAPELFSYIQIIVDEHPDRTGWFILTGSQNFLLLQSISQSLAGRCAVFHLLPFSLAELMERKLSSIETLGKTVPKKSAPPKHLPIVGFVLLPQDRFCIK
- a CDS encoding helix-turn-helix domain-containing protein: MMQNFSEIMTLEETAKYLRIGKSTLYKMAREGKIPAVKIGNQWRFKKEDIDKWFSKGQTFELR
- a CDS encoding ATP-binding cassette domain-containing protein, whose amino-acid sequence is MKLLIKGVRSTGHFTEIILQDGYNIKLRPFIYVKKGDFLEFLPSIKKFQEVYKIFDDKATSELKKIKIHPPYCTKETIYLGAHRFNVIFRERINSNDWKKIKELEKFHYRGKGLNKLVGRRTVLLAEMKDHGVIGFGVISATVAVAKPRFELLQTNFTDQMKTKLINRIVRIPRIVIHPEFRGINLGVLMAKHLVLYAKKYWDINHYTPIMVEVIAAMTEYHKFFEKAGFIKIGYTSGYKNGIIPIYGNGSFESRNYESYDFMENQNPKPYLVFPLNKELKQKIRLYFPKKQKMILHKHPKLKHSIKFENVSVSYKIRNGSTKRTEVIKEVFGVDAQHAFSPILTNFSLEIEPGDVVLITGASGSGKSTILRLLTEKNTTLKKEMEIRGKIINKSLKDIAILDTKWSNSLPLIDQIGKNKDIKEAIKLLNSVGLSEAHLYIKKPNQLSDGQRYRFAVAKLCDSNKAIWIADEFVSTLNSEMAAIVAKGLRKVAYKHGATLILAAPHIHNFIHLLLPNKLIKLKWGTKPIIYSIKIINFYQNGDKISLSILNNGHVPLTNVQVGTIIRNGFFLSQNNFKQINPKDEICCEIKIRNSEYYALGIKTNEGVGEILYLEIINKK